The following proteins come from a genomic window of Larimichthys crocea isolate SSNF chromosome III, L_crocea_2.0, whole genome shotgun sequence:
- the LOC109137423 gene encoding carbohydrate sulfotransferase 12 encodes MNLLHSPQMGYSDRDGAVPVYTATEVKRMIGMKVTYEICDNVERPERIHQRQELRKQSLREMCAAEEAFSEGKRGLDDMSNWELENLIVDDNHGIIYCYIPKVGCTNWKRVFFVLKQGEPYPDPMSIEGEMVHMPNTLPLLNSFPRTEMKAKLKHYTKFLFVRDPFVRLISAYRDKFLMNNKYFYENFGRKILRLYGNQPAPQLAEEAFASGIHPSFYNFIQYLVDPRTEMKEPFEPHWRQMHRLCHPCLIKYDFVGHQETLQEDTEHILKTLMLEDDIKFPPSYENMTSTTSVLDWFRTVPLEDRRKLYKIYEKDFKLFGYRKPSELLDG; translated from the exons ATGAATTTACTGCACAGCCCTCAGATGGGCTACAGTGACCGTGACGGAGCTGTCCCTGTCTACACTGCCACAGAGGTCAAGAGGATGATAGGGATGAAGGTCACCTATGAGATTTGTGACAATGTGGAAAGAC CAGAGAGGATCCATCAGCGTCAGGAACTGAGAAAGCAGTCGCTGAGAGAAATGTGTGCCGCTGAAGAGGCGTTTTCTGAGGGAAAGCGTGGTTTAGATGACATGAGCAACTGGGAGTTGGAGAACCTCATTGTGGATGACAACCACGGCATCATTTACTGTTACATACCCAAG GTTGGGTGTACCAACTGGAAAAGGGTATTTTTTGTGCTGAAGCAGGGTGAGCCTTATCCTGATCCCATGTCCATAGAAGGTGAAATGGTACATATGCCCAACACGCTCCCTCTCCTAAACAGCTTCCCAAGAACAGAGATGAAG GCAAAGCTGAAGCATTACACCAAGTTCCTGTTTGTCAGGGACCCGTTTGTACGTCTCATCTCTGCCTACCGAGATAAGTTCCTGATGAACAATAAGTACTTCTATGAAAACTTTGGCCGGAAAATTCTGCGCCTGTATGGCAACCAGCCTGCACCACAGTTAGCAGAAGAGGCATTTGCATCCGGCATACATCCCTCattttacaactttattcaGTACCTGGTGGACCCGAGGACAGAGATGAAGGAGCCTTTTGAACCCCACTGGAGGCAGATGCACCGCCTGTGCCACCCCTGCCTCATAAA GTATGATTTTGTTGGCCATCAGGAAACTCTTCAGGAGGATACTGAACACATATTAAAGACCTTAATGCTGGAGGACGACATTAAGTTCCCTCCTTCTTACGAAAACATGACTTCCACTACTTCTGTGTTGGACTGGTTCAGAACAGTGCCACTAGAGGACAGGAGGAAGCTGTACAAGATCTATGAGAAGGACTTTAAGCTTTTTGGCTACAGAAAGCCAAGTGAATTGCTTGATGGTTGA
- the sema4f gene encoding semaphorin-4F, with translation MMLPGGAMLILLSMLCLLWGASWAATLGGLGDTILGPKEFRDVANFSTFLLDQSSGMLYLGAKDAILAVDTNKPNQPPQMIVWDVPVDRRKSCVAKGKTEADCNNYIRLLEFLGDGRIYACGTYAFDPQCAFLERSSFTLEKSEDGGVKMETGKGKCPFEPSQHYTAVMAGGTLYTAATSNFLGTLFDISRATGPEQERIRTERSINWLSDPEFVSSAFIEQSADSNPTGDDDKIYFFFTEVAKEYDLYTKVKVPRVARVCKSDVGGMKTLQRRWTTFLKAELVCEDKPSGQRYNILTDVFTTQHIPGDPSSTHFYGLFTSQWQREEVSAVCVFSLSDISKVMDGPFKELKKTCENWINPEPVPTPRPGQCLNSALKAEGFESSLKLPDKVLTFVRDHPLMENSVTAAPLLVRKGITYTKLAVTQTGSEEGPRGAVLHLGTDRGELHRVAVVGQNATLLQEIPLFSSQEPVNNILLHQGRALVGSPLSLARIQAEGCALYPSCEVCARARGLGCVWTTEGACRPTTEEPGPGDMIDDALRKCDIQEGRCTPSIREMRVSKGLRLLLPCTQLSPRPCSWEHPPHRHTRQHHSDLEVTVTEDSLGVYICTCQEAGPGIREPTPCRRAAYQLTLEDPTSGGAVATAGGRHVLAIYILFFCGGLAFGVFLICFVNRRHSIARQGHHLPDNSLSSEKGRDLLGSSATPQSPSSASLLSEGFRLTEKRNGTATTTTSTTLLSNQGNGGHSYSGTLIHNNPSNGHGNSLYANCNTSSSELKFTEILAADMLDGRTGEREKGNLNGVEREGDDVDEGLGDGVEQGMKGLEDELASFPMFKSPAPLAKCEESSI, from the exons ACACCATTCTCGGTCCAAAGGAGTTCAGGGATGTAGCCAACTTCAGCACCTTTCTACTGGACCAATCATCAGGCATGCTGTACCTGGGTGCCAAGGATGCCATACTGGCTGTGGACACCAATAAACCGAACCAACCACCACAAATG ATTGTTTGGGATGTGCCGGTGGACAGGAGGAAGTCTTGTGTGGCAAAGGGAAAgacagag GCCGACTGCAACAACTACATCCGCCTGCTGGAGTTTCTGGGTGACGGACGCATCTACGCGTGTGGCACTTACGCCTTCGACCCCCAGTGTGCCTTCTTG GAGCGCTCCTCCTTCACCCTGGAGAAATCCGAGGATGGGGGTGTGAAGATGGAGACGGGGAAGGGCAAGTGTCCCTTTGAGCCCAGTCAGCACTATACAGCTGTTATGGCAG GTGGTACCTTATACACAGCAGCCACCAGTAACTTTCTGGGAACGCTGTTCGACATCTCGAGGGCAACGGGGCCTGAGCAAGAGCGCATCCGAACTGAACGGTCCATCAACTGGCTGAGTG accCAGAGTTTGTGAGCTCAGCCTTCATCGAGCAGTCTGCAGACAGCAACCCCACAGGAGATGATGACAAGATCTACTTCTTCTTCACTGAGGTGGCCAAAGAGTATGACCTCTACACCAAAGTCAAAGTGCCCAGGGTGGCACGAGTCTGCAAG TCTGATGTAGGCGGGATGAAGACTCTGCAGCGGCGTTGGACAACCTTCCTCAAGGCTGAGCTGGTGTGTGAGGACAAACCCAGCGGTCAGCGCTACAACATCCTAACTGATGTTTTCACCACGCAACACATACCGGGCGACCCCAGCAGCACACACTTCTACGGACTGTTCACTTCCCAGTG gCAGCGTGAAGAGGtatcagcagtgtgtgttttcagtctgtctgaCATCAGCAAAGTGATGGACGGTCCCTTTAAAGAGCTGAAGAAAACCTGCGAGAACTGGATTAACCCTGAACCTGTCCCCACACCAAGGCCTGGCCAG TGTTTGAACAGCGCTTTGAAGGCTGAAGGATTCGAGTCCTCCCTGAAACTTCCTGACAAGGTGTTGACGTTTGTGAGGGACCACCCACTGATGGAGAACAGTGTTACCGCAGCACCTCTGCTAGTTCGGAAGGGAATCACATACACCAAGCTGGCTGTAACCCAGACAGGCAGTGAAGAGGGACCAAGAGGGGCAGTGCTGCACCTTGGAACAG accGTGGTGAACTCCACCGGGTGGCAGTAGTGGGTCAGAACGCCACCTTACTGCAGGAGATTCCTCTGTTTTCCTCACAGGAGCCGGTCAACAATATATTACTGCACCAG GGCCGGGCTCTGGTGGGCAGTCCACTGTCTCTGGCTCGTATCCAGGCTGAAGGCTGCGCTCTGTATCCCAGCTGTGAGGTATGTGCTAGAGCCAGAGGCCTGGGCTGTGTGTGGACGACGGAAGGAGCCTGCAGGCCCACAACTGAAGA GCCTGGTCCAGGTGATATGATAGATGACGCCTTAAGAAAGTGTGATATACAAGAGG GGCGTTGCACCCCGTCTATCAGAGAGATGCGAGTTTCTAAAGGTTTGCGCCTCCTGTTGCCATGCACCCAACTGTCTCCACGGCCTTGTAGCTGGGAGCATCCTCCCCACAGACACACCAGACAGCATCATTCTGACCTGGAGGTGACTGTCACAGAGGACAGCCTGGGAGTATACATTTGCACATGCCAG GAGGCTGGACCAGGTATCCGAGAGCCCACCCCCTGCCGGAGAGCAGCCTATCAGCTGACACTTGAAGACCCCACTTCTGGAGGAGCAGTGGCCACAGCAGGAGGTCGTCATGTCCTGGCTATCTACATCCTTTTCTTCTGTGGGGGTTTAGCGTTTGGTGTGTTCCTCATCTGCTTTGTGAACCGTCGTCACAGCATTGCCCGCCAGGGTCACCACCTGCCAGATAATTCGCTATCATCAGAGAAGGGGCGGGACTTGCTGGGCTCCTCAGCCACACCACAGTCCCCTAGCAGTGCCAGCCTGCTGTCTGAGGGTTTCAGATTGACAGAAAAACGTAACGGGACTGCGACCACAACCACGTCAACAACACTCCTCAGCAACCAGGGTAACGGTGGTCACAGCTACAGCGGCACCCTGATCCACAACAACCCCAGTAATGGCCATGGGAATTCCCTGTATGCCAACTGCAACACAAGTAGCAGCGAGCTGAAGTTCACCGAAATTTTAGCTGCAGACATGCTGGATGGAAGGACAGGGGAAAGGGAGAAGGGGAATCTCAATGGGGtagagagggagggggatgaTGTGGATGAGGGGCTGGGGGATGGAGTAGAGCAAGGAATGAAAGGACTAGAGGACGAGTTGGCCAGCTTTCCCATGTTTAAATCGCCAGCACCACTGGCTAAGTGTGAAGAAAGTTCGATATGA